In Topomyia yanbarensis strain Yona2022 chromosome 2, ASM3024719v1, whole genome shotgun sequence, one DNA window encodes the following:
- the LOC131680740 gene encoding uncharacterized protein LOC131680740: protein MVTISFRNWLIFFIAAVVIVIPQDCNCNFTESSNASHSRVKRFLNFVINGGVAKVVVGGVFPVRFHHKLKRSLNCAVNVQANYVIPPTIIWPVPEDVFKERLNNDFVDNSRPQLYQLLEHMIDGWGRNGRSCVLRTICEVADTPLSHNGMFGEILDVIFTPSETDVMDSEYKQARQYGLHGVSCSRAFSECPDGHGILDVISTVNLFKF from the exons ATGGTCACCATCAGTTTTCGCAACTGGCTCATTTTCTTCATCGCTGCCGTAGTAATCGTGATTCCACAAGATTGTAACTGTAACTTCACGGAATCATCAAACGCATCACATTCTCGCGTGAAACGCTTCCTAAACTTTGTTATCAATGGTGGCGTAGCAAAAGTCGTAGTAGGCGGAGTGTTTCCGGTTCGATTTCATCACAAGCTGAAGCGCAGTTTGAACTGTGCTGTGAATGTTCAGGCCAACTACGTCATACCACCGACGATTATCTGGCCCGTCCCGGAGGATGTTTTCAAGGAGCGGCTAAACAACGACTTTGTAGATAACAGTAGACCCCAGTTGTATCAACTATTGGAGCATATGATTGACGGATGGGGGCGTAATGGGCGATCGTGCGTACTAAGAACGATTTGCGAGGTAGCCGACACACCGCTCAGTCATAATGGGATGTTTGGAGAAATTTTAGATGTGATATTTAC ACCTAGTGAGACAGACGTGATGGACAGTGAGTACAAACAGGCACGGCAGTACGGTTTGCATGGCGTTAGTTGTTCAAGAGCCTTCAGCGAATGTCCAGACGGGCACGGAATTCTCGACGTAATCTCTACCGTTAATCTTTTCAAGTTTTGA